In one window of Photobacterium leiognathi DNA:
- a CDS encoding DUF2333 family protein: protein MSKVKVIVGGCALVTAFYLLSVYWSFEPDTFNPDSYAAEQAKESQQPLTTGYETTTTLIHISELLINKQGGFLTNDKLPPSLLMDNMPAWEMGVLNQVRDMALTLKDNLSRPQNESHVDSDLQQAQPALNINSHSWNFPSAESEYQNAIESLTRYRDRLSSSKHPAQFYARDDNLVAWLEVVQKRLGTISQDLGSSVGEPQLLMDTNKDNGEVSLDTPKTSWLKIDNVFYESRGSTWAILLLMKAMKHDFEPLLEEEKATVMINQIIRELEATQETVWSPMILNGMGFGLLPNHSLIMANYVSRAQAGTVDLINLLEKR from the coding sequence ATGTCTAAAGTAAAAGTCATTGTCGGTGGATGCGCCCTCGTCACGGCATTCTATTTACTGTCCGTCTATTGGTCTTTTGAACCTGACACGTTTAATCCTGACAGTTACGCAGCAGAACAAGCAAAAGAAAGCCAACAACCGTTGACCACAGGTTACGAAACAACGACTACCCTGATCCACATTTCTGAATTACTTATTAATAAGCAAGGTGGATTTTTAACTAATGACAAACTGCCGCCAAGTTTGCTGATGGATAACATGCCTGCTTGGGAAATGGGTGTGTTAAATCAAGTGAGAGATATGGCTCTCACTTTAAAAGACAATCTCAGCCGTCCACAAAACGAAAGCCATGTCGATTCTGATTTACAACAAGCGCAACCAGCATTGAACATCAACAGTCACAGCTGGAATTTCCCGAGTGCTGAGTCTGAGTACCAAAATGCAATAGAGTCACTGACTCGGTATAGAGATCGTTTATCGTCGTCGAAACACCCTGCTCAGTTCTATGCTCGCGATGACAACTTAGTAGCTTGGCTAGAAGTGGTACAAAAACGTTTAGGTACAATTTCACAAGATCTAGGCTCATCTGTAGGTGAACCACAATTGCTCATGGACACAAATAAAGATAACGGTGAAGTTTCACTCGACACACCGAAAACGAGCTGGCTTAAGATTGATAATGTTTTTTATGAGTCACGAGGTTCTACTTGGGCGATATTACTGCTAATGAAAGCAATGAAGCATGACTTTGAGCCATTGCTAGAAGAGGAAAAAGCGACGGTCATGATTAATCAAATCATTCGTGAGCTAGAAGCAACTCAAGAAACGGTATGGAGCCCAATGATTTTAAATGGCATGGGATTTGGCTTATTACCCAACCACTCTTTGATCATGGCAAATTACGTTTCACGTGCTCAAGCAGGTACAGTTGATCTCATTAATTTATTAGAGAAAAGATAA
- the epd gene encoding erythrose-4-phosphate dehydrogenase — translation MTLKVAINGFGRIGRSVLRALYESDKYHHINVVAVNELAEPEAMAHLLQFDSSHGRFRNPVSHDQEHLFIAHENGHQDQIRILHQPDLKLLPWHDLDVDIVLDCTGKYGSRDDGLAHIASGAKKVLFSHPASKDIDCTVIYGVNHQQLTSQHRIVSNGSCTTNCIVPIIKVLDDNFGIESGTITTIHSAMNDQQVIDAYHSDLRRTRAASQSIIPVDTKLHLGIGRIFPKFSDKFEAISVRVPTINVTAMDLSVTVKTNVKVNDINQSLKNASRCTLSGIVDYTEAPLVSIDFNHDPHSAIVDGSQTRVSNQHLIKLLVWCDNEWGFANRMLDTALAMHATENTDAEK, via the coding sequence ATGACACTAAAAGTCGCAATAAATGGATTCGGTCGCATTGGTCGCAGTGTGCTTCGCGCATTGTACGAAAGCGACAAATATCATCACATTAACGTCGTGGCAGTTAACGAGTTAGCTGAGCCAGAAGCAATGGCGCACTTACTTCAGTTCGATTCTAGCCATGGACGTTTCCGCAATCCTGTCAGTCATGACCAGGAGCACCTTTTTATTGCTCACGAAAATGGGCATCAAGATCAAATCCGTATTCTCCATCAACCCGATCTAAAATTACTGCCTTGGCACGACCTTGACGTTGATATTGTTTTAGATTGTACCGGTAAATATGGTTCTCGTGATGACGGTTTGGCGCATATCGCGTCAGGCGCTAAAAAAGTGTTATTTTCCCATCCTGCTAGCAAAGATATCGACTGCACTGTTATTTATGGTGTCAATCACCAGCAATTAACATCCCAACACCGCATTGTCTCCAACGGCTCTTGTACAACTAACTGTATCGTTCCTATTATCAAAGTGCTTGATGACAACTTTGGTATTGAATCTGGAACCATCACGACGATTCATTCCGCGATGAATGATCAACAAGTGATTGACGCCTATCACTCCGATTTACGCCGAACTCGCGCTGCAAGCCAGTCTATTATTCCTGTAGATACCAAACTACATCTTGGAATCGGTCGTATATTTCCGAAGTTTTCTGACAAATTTGAGGCCATTTCTGTGAGGGTGCCCACAATTAATGTCACTGCTATGGATTTGAGTGTCACAGTTAAAACAAATGTGAAAGTTAATGACATAAATCAATCATTAAAAAATGCGTCTCGTTGTACATTAAGTGGTATTGTGGATTACACAGAAGCACCTTTAGTATCAATCGACTTCAATCATGACCCCCATAGTGCGATTGTCGATGGTAGCCAAACAAGGGTAAGCAACCAGCATTTAATTAAGTTGTTGGTGTGGTGTGATAATGAATGGGGCTTTGCTAATCGCATGTTGGATACAGCGTTAGCAATGCATGCAACCGAAAACACGGATGCTGAAAAGTAA
- a CDS encoding phosphoglycerate kinase gives MSVIKMTDLDLAGKRVFIRADLNVPVKDGKVTSDARIIASLPTIKRCLEAGAKVMVTSHLGRPTEGEYAEEFSLQPVVNYLNDALDCDVKLAKDYLDGLELNAGELVVLENVRFNKGEKKNEDELSKKYAALCDVFVMDAFGTAHRAQASTYGVGMFAPVACAGPLLAGELEALGKAMDNPARPMVAIVGGSKVSTKLTVLESLSKIADQIVVGGGIANTFIAAEGNDVGKSLYEADLIPTAKELMAGTNIPVATDVVCAKEFSESAEATIKSASDIAADDMVLDIGPDSAQALADIIMNAKTILWNGPVGVFEIEQFGKGTEVVANAIAESAGFSVAGGGDTLAAIDKYGIKDKVSYISTGGGAFLEFVEGKKLPAVEMLETRAKA, from the coding sequence ATGTCTGTAATCAAGATGACTGATCTGGACCTAGCTGGTAAGCGTGTATTTATTCGTGCTGACCTAAACGTGCCAGTAAAAGATGGTAAAGTAACTTCTGATGCACGTATCATTGCATCTCTTCCTACAATTAAGCGTTGCCTAGAAGCTGGCGCTAAAGTAATGGTTACTTCTCACCTAGGTCGTCCAACGGAAGGCGAATACGCAGAAGAATTCTCTCTACAGCCTGTAGTTAACTACTTAAACGACGCACTAGACTGCGACGTTAAACTAGCGAAAGATTACCTAGACGGTCTTGAGCTAAACGCTGGTGAGCTTGTTGTTCTTGAAAACGTACGTTTCAACAAGGGCGAGAAGAAAAACGAAGACGAACTATCTAAGAAATACGCTGCACTTTGTGACGTATTCGTAATGGATGCATTCGGTACGGCTCACCGTGCACAAGCATCGACTTACGGTGTAGGTATGTTTGCACCAGTAGCATGTGCTGGTCCTCTACTTGCTGGTGAGCTTGAAGCACTAGGCAAAGCAATGGACAACCCAGCTCGCCCAATGGTTGCTATCGTTGGTGGTTCTAAAGTATCTACTAAGCTAACTGTTCTTGAGTCACTATCTAAGATTGCTGACCAAATCGTTGTTGGTGGTGGTATTGCTAACACATTCATCGCTGCTGAAGGTAACGATGTAGGTAAGTCTCTATACGAAGCAGACCTAATCCCAACAGCTAAAGAGCTAATGGCAGGCACTAACATTCCAGTAGCAACTGATGTTGTATGTGCGAAAGAGTTCTCTGAGTCAGCTGAAGCAACAATCAAATCTGCATCAGACATCGCTGCAGACGACATGGTACTAGATATCGGTCCTGATTCAGCTCAAGCACTTGCTGACATCATCATGAACGCAAAAACAATCCTTTGGAACGGCCCTGTAGGCGTTTTCGAAATCGAGCAATTCGGTAAAGGTACTGAAGTTGTTGCGAACGCAATCGCAGAATCTGCAGGCTTCTCTGTAGCTGGTGGTGGTGACACACTAGCGGCTATCGACAAGTACGGCATTAAAGATAAAGTATCTTACATCTCTACTGGCGGCGGTGCGTTCCTTGAGTTCGTTGAAGGCAAGAAACTTCCTGCAGTTGAAATGCTAGAGACGCGCGCTAAAGCATAA
- the fbaA gene encoding class II fructose-bisphosphate aldolase — MSKIFDFVKPGVISGDDVQKVFAVAKENNFALPAVNCIGTDSVNAVLEAAAKVKSPVIVQFSNGGAAFFAGKGLKLEGQGPQILGAIAGAKYVHAVAESYGVPVILHTDHAAKKLLPWIDGLLDAGEEFFAQTGKPLFSSHMIDLSEESLEENIEISAKYLERMAKMNMTLEIELGCTGGEEDGVDNSHMDASELYTSPEDVAYAYEKLNAVSPRFTIAASFGNVHGVYKPGNVVLTPTILRDSQAYVSEKFGLPANSLNFVFHGGSGSTEAEIQESIGYGVIKMNIDTDTQWACWDGIRQFEAENHDYLQGQIGNPTGPDAPNKKYYDPRVWLRAGQVSMVTRLEKAFADLNAIDVL; from the coding sequence ATGTCTAAGATCTTTGATTTTGTAAAACCTGGTGTTATTTCTGGCGACGACGTACAGAAAGTTTTTGCTGTAGCTAAAGAAAACAACTTCGCTCTACCTGCAGTTAACTGTATCGGTACAGACTCTGTTAACGCAGTACTTGAAGCAGCTGCTAAAGTTAAGTCTCCAGTAATCGTTCAGTTCTCTAACGGCGGTGCTGCATTCTTCGCTGGTAAAGGTCTTAAACTAGAAGGTCAAGGTCCACAAATCCTTGGCGCTATCGCTGGTGCTAAATACGTTCACGCTGTAGCTGAGTCTTACGGTGTGCCTGTAATTCTTCACACTGACCACGCTGCTAAGAAGCTACTTCCTTGGATCGACGGTCTACTAGACGCAGGTGAAGAGTTCTTCGCTCAAACTGGTAAGCCTCTATTCTCTTCTCACATGATCGACCTTTCTGAAGAGTCACTAGAAGAGAACATCGAAATCTCAGCTAAGTACCTAGAGCGTATGGCTAAGATGAACATGACACTAGAAATCGAACTAGGTTGTACTGGTGGTGAAGAAGACGGCGTTGATAACTCTCACATGGACGCATCTGAGCTTTACACTTCTCCAGAAGACGTTGCATACGCATACGAGAAACTAAACGCTGTTAGCCCACGTTTCACTATCGCTGCATCTTTCGGTAACGTACACGGTGTTTACAAGCCAGGTAACGTTGTTCTAACTCCAACTATCCTACGTGATTCTCAAGCGTACGTTTCTGAGAAGTTTGGCCTACCAGCTAACTCTCTAAACTTCGTATTCCACGGTGGTTCAGGTTCTACTGAAGCTGAAATCCAAGAGTCAATCGGCTACGGTGTTATCAAAATGAACATCGATACTGATACTCAGTGGGCATGTTGGGATGGTATCCGTCAGTTCGAAGCTGAGAACCACGACTACCTACAAGGTCAAATCGGTAACCCAACTGGTCCTGACGCACCAAACAAGAAATACTACGATCCACGCGTATGGCTACGTGCTGGTCAAGTATCTATGGTTACTCGTCTTGAGAAAGCATTTGCTGACCTTAACGCTATCGACGTTCTTTAA
- the mscS gene encoding small-conductance mechanosensitive channel MscS: MTESVTDKVVDKISDNSLTDSVLHAGNWLSDNQDLLIQYAVNLVSALLILFIGNMIVKAVAGAVAKVLRKKDMDNAVVEFIHGLVRYLLFVIVLIAALSRIGVQTASVVAVIGAAGLAVGLALQGSLSNFAAGVLIVAFRPFKSGDFVEVAGVSGAVESIQIFSTELRTPDNKTVVVPNSSIIGNPITNYSRNATRRIDLVIGVSYSADLQKTKEVLKRVVNADERVLKDPEPTIGVVALADSSVNFVVRPWVNTPDYWAVYFDLNQAIKEELDKEGIEIPFPQMDVHLNKVDA, translated from the coding sequence ATGACTGAGAGCGTTACTGACAAGGTTGTCGACAAAATTTCAGATAACTCGTTAACTGACAGCGTACTTCACGCTGGTAACTGGTTAAGTGATAATCAAGACCTACTGATCCAATACGCAGTGAATCTTGTATCAGCACTGCTAATCTTATTTATCGGTAATATGATCGTTAAAGCTGTTGCTGGCGCAGTGGCTAAAGTATTACGTAAGAAAGATATGGATAACGCGGTTGTTGAATTTATTCACGGCCTAGTTCGTTACCTACTATTTGTTATCGTATTAATTGCTGCACTAAGCCGTATCGGTGTACAAACTGCATCTGTAGTTGCTGTGATCGGTGCCGCGGGTCTTGCTGTTGGTCTTGCTCTTCAAGGTTCTCTATCTAACTTTGCTGCTGGCGTATTGATCGTTGCTTTCCGTCCATTCAAATCTGGCGATTTCGTAGAAGTGGCGGGCGTATCTGGTGCTGTAGAATCTATCCAGATTTTCTCTACTGAACTACGTACTCCTGACAACAAAACAGTAGTAGTACCAAACTCATCTATCATTGGTAACCCAATTACAAACTACTCTCGTAATGCGACACGTCGTATTGACCTTGTTATTGGTGTTTCTTACAGCGCTGATCTTCAAAAAACAAAAGAAGTACTTAAGCGTGTTGTAAATGCTGATGAGCGTGTTCTTAAAGATCCAGAGCCAACAATTGGTGTTGTTGCGCTAGCTGATTCTTCTGTGAACTTCGTGGTACGTCCATGGGTTAACACGCCTGATTACTGGGCTGTATACTTCGATCTTAACCAAGCAATTAAAGAAGAGCTTGATAAAGAAGGTATCGAAATCCCATTCCCACAAATGGATGTTCACCTAAACAAAGTTGATGCTTAA
- a CDS encoding oxidative stress defense protein, translated as MKKHLLAILLSTSALISTGAVAADLSFPHLETTGRGEVVVKPDMAVFSVDVVATKPTASEAKQAADQAVTKFIERLTKAGVERKNINSANISLSAQYRYPKDQAPEFTGFKATRNVVVTVYKLENLNTYLDGALGDGINQINNITLKVKDQKKYQEEARQAAIANAKEVAASLAKGFGDKVEGVWQIDYNTASRPMPYRMANYVGSAMQDSAAINQSYSENNIVISDSVNVIFKLAK; from the coding sequence ATGAAGAAGCACCTATTAGCTATTTTATTAAGTACCAGTGCATTAATCTCGACAGGCGCTGTTGCCGCTGATCTATCATTTCCTCATTTAGAAACAACAGGGCGCGGTGAAGTAGTAGTGAAGCCTGATATGGCAGTATTCTCTGTTGATGTTGTCGCAACCAAGCCAACAGCCTCAGAAGCAAAACAAGCAGCAGATCAGGCGGTGACTAAGTTTATTGAGCGTTTAACCAAAGCGGGTGTTGAGCGTAAGAATATTAACAGTGCGAACATTTCTCTATCTGCACAGTATCGTTATCCTAAAGATCAAGCGCCAGAATTTACTGGCTTTAAAGCAACCCGTAATGTGGTTGTAACGGTATATAAATTAGAGAATCTTAATACTTACCTTGATGGTGCATTAGGTGATGGTATTAATCAGATCAACAACATTACGTTGAAAGTAAAAGATCAGAAGAAATATCAAGAAGAAGCACGTCAAGCTGCGATTGCCAATGCCAAAGAAGTGGCTGCATCTTTAGCGAAAGGCTTTGGTGATAAAGTTGAAGGTGTATGGCAGATTGATTACAACACGGCTTCTCGTCCAATGCCGTATCGAATGGCTAATTATGTTGGCAGTGCGATGCAAGACTCTGCTGCGATTAACCAAAGCTACAGTGAGAACAACATTGTTATCTCTGATAGTGTGAACGTGATTTTCAAGCTAGCTAAGTAA
- the serA gene encoding phosphoglycerate dehydrogenase, producing MVKVSLNKDKIKILLLEGLHPSSVEVLEQAGYTNIEYHKGSLAGEELLEAVKDAHFIGIRSRTQLTPEVFAAAKKLTAVGCFCIGTNQVDLEEAMRRGIPVFNAPFSNTRSVAELVLGELLLLLRGIPEKNAKAHRGEWFKSADNSFEARGKTLGIIGYGHIGTQLGILAENLGMRVCFYDIENKLTLGNATQVASLSELLNKSDVISLHVPETPDTQNMMGAEEFARMKPGAIFINAARGTVVDIDALCSALESKHIAGAAIDVFPVEPKTNNDPFESPLLRFDNVLLTPHIGGSTQEAQENIGVEVAGKLVKYSDNGSTLSAVGFPEVSLPEHRGCSRLLHIHENRPGILNQITTIFASEGINIAAQFLQTGAEIGYVVIDVETERSKEALAKLKSIEGTIRARILH from the coding sequence ATGGTAAAAGTTTCACTGAATAAAGATAAGATCAAAATTCTATTGTTAGAAGGTCTTCACCCTTCATCAGTAGAAGTACTAGAACAAGCAGGTTACACCAATATTGAATACCACAAGGGCTCACTCGCTGGCGAAGAGTTACTTGAAGCCGTGAAAGACGCACACTTTATTGGTATTCGTTCACGCACTCAATTAACACCAGAAGTATTTGCAGCTGCGAAAAAACTGACTGCGGTAGGTTGTTTCTGTATTGGTACCAACCAAGTTGATCTAGAAGAAGCCATGCGTCGCGGTATCCCCGTTTTCAACGCACCATTTTCAAATACGCGTAGTGTGGCTGAATTAGTTCTTGGTGAACTACTGTTACTGCTTCGTGGCATTCCAGAAAAGAACGCCAAAGCGCACCGTGGTGAATGGTTTAAATCAGCAGATAACTCGTTTGAAGCTCGCGGTAAAACACTGGGTATTATTGGCTATGGTCACATTGGTACTCAGCTAGGTATTTTGGCTGAAAACCTAGGTATGCGCGTTTGTTTCTACGATATCGAAAATAAACTCACACTGGGTAATGCAACTCAAGTCGCATCGTTAAGTGAGCTATTAAATAAATCGGATGTTATTTCACTTCACGTACCAGAAACACCAGATACGCAAAACATGATGGGCGCAGAAGAATTTGCTCGTATGAAGCCTGGTGCTATTTTCATTAACGCAGCTCGTGGCACAGTGGTAGATATTGATGCGCTATGTAGTGCCCTTGAAAGCAAGCACATTGCAGGTGCTGCAATTGATGTATTCCCTGTAGAACCAAAGACCAATAACGACCCATTCGAGTCACCATTACTGCGTTTCGACAATGTATTGCTCACACCACACATCGGCGGTTCAACTCAAGAAGCCCAAGAAAATATCGGTGTTGAAGTTGCTGGTAAACTGGTGAAATACTCAGATAACGGTTCAACCTTATCAGCAGTGGGTTTCCCTGAAGTATCTCTACCTGAGCACCGTGGTTGTTCTCGTCTACTGCATATTCATGAAAACCGCCCAGGGATCTTAAACCAAATCACCACTATCTTTGCATCTGAAGGCATTAACATTGCCGCTCAGTTCCTACAAACAGGTGCTGAAATTGGTTATGTAGTGATTGATGTCGAGACAGAGCGTTCGAAAGAAGCATTAGCGAAACTGAAATCTATCGAAGGCACCATTCGTGCGCGTATTCTTCACTAA
- the rpiA gene encoding ribose-5-phosphate isomerase RpiA, whose protein sequence is MTQDEMKKAAGWAALEYVKKGTIVGVGTGSTVNHFIDALETRKEEIKGAVSSSIASTERLEQLGIKVFDANEVSSLDIYVDGADEINADYDMIKGGGAALTREKIVAAIAKTFVCIVDDTKQVDVLGQFPLPVEVIPMARSYIGRELVKLGGDPVYRQGVVTDNGNIILDVYNMQITNPKEMEDKINALPGVVTVGLFAHRGADVLLVGAPDGVKKFEK, encoded by the coding sequence ATGACACAAGATGAAATGAAAAAAGCAGCTGGTTGGGCAGCGCTAGAGTACGTCAAAAAAGGAACCATTGTTGGTGTGGGTACTGGCTCTACGGTTAATCACTTCATCGATGCATTAGAGACTCGTAAAGAAGAGATCAAAGGAGCGGTTTCAAGCTCTATCGCTTCTACTGAGCGCCTTGAGCAACTTGGCATTAAAGTCTTTGATGCTAACGAAGTGTCTTCTCTTGATATCTATGTTGATGGTGCTGATGAAATCAACGCAGATTACGACATGATCAAAGGTGGCGGTGCAGCATTAACTCGTGAAAAGATTGTCGCTGCTATTGCAAAAACGTTCGTTTGTATTGTTGATGATACCAAGCAAGTCGATGTTCTTGGTCAGTTCCCACTACCTGTGGAAGTGATCCCTATGGCACGTTCATACATTGGTCGTGAGCTAGTTAAATTAGGCGGTGATCCGGTTTACCGTCAAGGTGTCGTCACCGATAACGGTAATATCATTCTTGATGTTTACAACATGCAAATCACTAACCCGAAAGAGATGGAAGATAAGATCAACGCACTACCAGGTGTAGTTACCGTTGGCCTATTTGCTCACCGTGGTGCAGATGTACTGCTTGTTGGTGCACCTGATGGCGTGAAAAAATTCGAGAAATAA
- a CDS encoding 5-formyltetrahydrofolate cyclo-ligase, whose translation MTVALSPRQAIRQHIRERRQQLTAEQQQQASQQLLQQVQQCSKILQAQHIALYLTNDGEISTQPIINWLWQMGKSVYLPVLHPFSKGHLLFLHYTPNTRMGKNRYQISEPILDVRAVKPVRELDVICTPLVAFDRTGQRLGMGGGYYDRTLSQWHHHQQGPYPLGLAHDCQLIEQLPSEHWDVPLPQIITPSKTHYW comes from the coding sequence ATGACTGTAGCATTATCACCACGACAAGCGATTCGCCAACACATCCGTGAACGTCGGCAACAACTCACCGCAGAACAACAGCAACAAGCCAGCCAGCAATTGCTACAACAAGTGCAGCAATGCAGTAAAATCCTCCAAGCACAACATATCGCGTTATACCTAACCAATGATGGTGAAATTAGCACTCAGCCAATCATCAATTGGTTATGGCAAATGGGTAAATCTGTTTACCTACCTGTTTTACATCCTTTCAGTAAAGGTCACTTACTGTTTCTTCACTACACACCCAATACCCGAATGGGCAAAAATCGCTATCAAATATCAGAACCCATTCTTGATGTTCGCGCTGTGAAACCAGTTCGAGAGCTAGATGTTATTTGTACGCCATTAGTCGCCTTTGATCGCACTGGTCAACGATTAGGTATGGGCGGTGGTTATTACGATCGTACCCTTAGCCAATGGCACCATCATCAGCAAGGTCCTTACCCTCTTGGTTTAGCCCATGATTGTCAGTTGATCGAGCAACTACCCAGTGAGCATTGGGACGTGCCACTACCCCAAATTATTACCCCATCAAAAACTCATTATTGGTGA
- the zapA gene encoding cell division protein ZapA, which yields MSTQAVEIQVFGRHLKVNCPTGQEDALRAAAADFDQRLKDMSERTKVSNVEQLLIFTGLNICNELHAERLEHNGNAGDLSNKINALEEKLDKALQNYPKR from the coding sequence ATGAGTACTCAGGCTGTAGAAATTCAAGTGTTTGGCAGACATTTAAAAGTTAACTGCCCAACTGGTCAAGAAGATGCGCTTCGTGCTGCCGCAGCTGATTTCGACCAACGCTTGAAAGATATGTCAGAGCGCACTAAAGTATCCAATGTAGAGCAACTGTTAATATTTACAGGGCTAAACATCTGCAACGAGTTACATGCAGAGCGACTAGAACATAACGGAAACGCTGGAGATTTGTCCAATAAGATCAATGCACTAGAAGAAAAACTAGATAAAGCATTGCAAAATTATCCAAAGCGTTGA
- a CDS encoding YecA/YgfB family protein, whose translation MSEITLPTYQAVESALKEQGLASAPAELHGLLSGMICGGLSVDDDSWVGPVCDYANEGEPLTDGAKVMVRTLFSTTANELFSGGFEFSLLMPDDDEPLTVRADALTEWVNSFISGLGLMDLQKNQLSEAVTEALADLQDIAQLGIDEDDDMEEQAALFEQVVEHVRMCVLSCHSELGQRPAVEEPEEKLTLH comes from the coding sequence ATGAGTGAAATAACCCTACCAACTTACCAAGCGGTGGAATCAGCATTAAAAGAACAGGGACTGGCAAGTGCACCTGCTGAATTACATGGTTTATTAAGTGGCATGATTTGCGGTGGTTTATCGGTTGATGATGATAGCTGGGTAGGTCCTGTTTGTGACTATGCCAATGAAGGCGAGCCATTAACGGATGGCGCAAAAGTCATGGTTCGTACTCTATTTTCAACGACTGCTAATGAACTATTTAGCGGTGGTTTTGAGTTTTCACTATTAATGCCTGATGACGATGAGCCGCTAACGGTACGTGCAGATGCATTAACTGAGTGGGTAAACAGTTTTATTTCAGGTCTTGGCTTAATGGATCTGCAAAAGAACCAATTATCAGAAGCGGTAACAGAAGCACTGGCGGATCTTCAAGATATTGCGCAATTAGGTATTGATGAAGATGACGATATGGAAGAGCAAGCAGCACTTTTTGAACAAGTAGTAGAACACGTTCGTATGTGTGTATTGAGCTGCCACTCGGAATTAGGTCAGCGTCCTGCTGTTGAAGAGCCAGAAGAGAAGCTAACGCTACACTAA
- the ubiH gene encoding 2-octaprenyl-6-methoxyphenyl hydroxylase, whose translation MKHYDVVIASGAMAGASLAIALDVLSGQALRIAVVEAVMPEFGTHPGYDSRSIALSYGTTRLLDNIGMWSALKQVSTSIEDIHVSDRGHAGMVRISAQEQAVDALGYVIELADAGEIFHKKIQQIDNIEMYCPASVQQVERSQEKATITLDNGESLSTSLLVAADGAISHCCQLVNIGRSEYDFEQTAIIANITTAEPHQNQAFERFTEHGPVALLPMSQGRSSLVWCVPPEQQQAIMALSDNEFLAKLQQAFGWRLGELTQAGQRACYPLLLRQSNALVSHRVAVVGNAAQTLHPIAGQGFNLGIRDVMTLAEEIVAGALQGKDIGLPEVLGRYRERRTPDRQNTIMMTAGLVSIFANDNFLFTAGRNVGLTAMSLSKTLKAPLLRRAMGQVER comes from the coding sequence GTGAAGCACTATGATGTTGTTATTGCTAGTGGTGCAATGGCAGGAGCGAGCCTTGCTATTGCGTTAGATGTGTTAAGCGGTCAGGCATTGCGTATTGCGGTCGTAGAAGCGGTGATGCCTGAATTTGGCACCCATCCTGGTTACGATTCGAGAAGTATTGCTCTGTCTTATGGTACAACGCGTTTGCTTGATAACATTGGTATGTGGTCAGCATTGAAACAAGTATCGACGTCGATTGAAGATATTCATGTTTCTGATCGTGGACACGCTGGCATGGTGCGTATTTCAGCACAAGAGCAAGCTGTCGATGCTTTAGGCTATGTGATTGAGCTGGCTGATGCGGGAGAGATCTTCCATAAAAAGATCCAGCAAATCGATAATATAGAGATGTATTGTCCTGCTAGTGTTCAGCAAGTTGAGCGTAGCCAAGAAAAAGCAACGATCACGCTTGATAATGGTGAATCACTTTCTACCTCGTTATTGGTCGCCGCTGATGGTGCTATTTCTCACTGCTGTCAATTGGTCAATATTGGTCGCTCTGAATATGATTTTGAGCAAACGGCCATCATTGCCAATATCACGACTGCTGAGCCTCATCAAAACCAAGCTTTTGAGCGTTTCACAGAGCATGGTCCTGTGGCTTTATTACCTATGTCACAAGGGCGTAGTTCACTGGTTTGGTGTGTACCGCCAGAGCAACAACAAGCGATCATGGCGCTGTCTGATAACGAGTTTCTTGCGAAATTACAGCAAGCGTTTGGTTGGCGTTTAGGTGAGTTAACACAAGCTGGTCAACGAGCGTGTTATCCGTTGTTATTACGCCAGTCAAATGCATTAGTGTCACATCGTGTGGCAGTAGTTGGTAATGCAGCCCAAACGTTACATCCGATTGCAGGACAAGGTTTTAACCTAGGTATTCGTGATGTGATGACGTTAGCGGAAGAAATTGTTGCAGGCGCTTTGCAAGGTAAAGATATTGGTTTGCCTGAAGTATTGGGTCGCTATCGTGAACGTCGCACCCCTGATCGTCAAAATACGATCATGATGACAGCAGGGTTAGTAAGTATCTTTGCGAATGATAATTTCTTGTTTACTGCAGGGCGCAATGTCGGTTTAACAGCCATGAGTCTTTCAAAAACATTAAAAGCACCGCTATTGCGTCGTGCTATGGGACAGGTAGAACGATAG